Proteins from a genomic interval of Niabella soli DSM 19437:
- a CDS encoding gluconate 2-dehydrogenase subunit 3 family protein: MNRRTAVKSIFIYGAAIGGVVSAYEFFKLNRKVDKEYIQSRKKLIEQLTELIIPATDTPGAREAGAGDYVARAVSENLSRKDANNFIDGLKELERLSRSKKKKDFLECSMEEQKELLQIIKAPPFYGNNKTVKKIDRKILGASFFDTLKQQTVIGYCTSELGATKGMNYDYIPGHYAGCIPLEKGQKCWATK, translated from the coding sequence ATGAATCGGAGAACTGCAGTTAAAAGCATTTTTATTTATGGGGCAGCAATCGGGGGTGTTGTTTCGGCGTATGAATTTTTTAAGCTGAACAGGAAAGTTGATAAAGAATACATTCAGTCCCGGAAAAAACTAATTGAACAACTTACAGAACTGATTATTCCTGCTACAGATACGCCGGGGGCGCGGGAAGCAGGGGCCGGGGACTATGTTGCACGGGCTGTTTCAGAAAATTTATCCAGGAAAGACGCAAACAATTTTATAGACGGATTGAAAGAACTGGAACGGCTTTCGAGATCAAAAAAGAAAAAGGATTTCCTGGAATGTTCAATGGAAGAGCAAAAAGAGCTTTTACAGATAATAAAGGCGCCCCCTTTCTATGGTAATAATAAGACTGTGAAGAAAATTGACCGGAAAATTTTAGGCGCTTCTTTTTTCGATACCCTGAAGCAGCAGACCGTTATTGGCTACTGTACTTCTGAACTGGGCGCCACCAAAGGAATGAACTATGATTATATTCCCGGTCATTACGCCGGTTGTATTCCACTTGAAAAAGGACAAAAATGCTGGGCTACAAAATAG
- a CDS encoding beta-1,6-N-acetylglucosaminyltransferase, which produces MQICNLILAHKNPLQLQRLVKALSHPACRSFIHIDKKVAEAPFRDLLDNQPNVTFIKNRTAVHWGGFTTVLTVARAIKEIASSGVPYDYVNLLSAQDYPIKPVARFVCYLENNPDKNFIHFIKETEGGEWWQENRERFRRYHFNEFSFRGKYLVQRLVNRVMPQRRIPAHWSLYGGNCATWWTINAETATHLADRILNDRVLQQFTKFTWGIDEIVFPTIIMNAPVTTTAINNNLRYIDWSEGNAHPKTLTKNDFAALEQSEHFFARKLDMETDRELFDLIDKRLLLRDNQ; this is translated from the coding sequence ATGCAGATTTGCAATTTGATCCTGGCACATAAAAATCCTTTGCAACTGCAAAGATTAGTGAAGGCGCTGTCGCACCCGGCATGCCGTTCTTTTATACACATTGATAAGAAAGTAGCTGAAGCCCCTTTCAGGGATTTACTGGATAACCAACCAAATGTTACGTTCATCAAAAACAGAACAGCCGTGCATTGGGGCGGATTTACCACGGTATTGACAGTGGCCAGGGCCATTAAAGAAATAGCGTCCTCCGGCGTGCCGTACGATTATGTAAATCTTTTAAGCGCTCAGGACTATCCTATTAAACCTGTAGCCCGGTTTGTATGCTATTTAGAAAACAACCCTGATAAAAACTTTATCCACTTTATTAAGGAAACAGAGGGCGGTGAATGGTGGCAGGAAAATCGGGAGCGGTTTCGCCGCTACCATTTTAATGAATTTAGTTTTAGAGGTAAGTACCTTGTGCAGCGACTCGTAAACCGGGTAATGCCCCAACGGCGTATTCCAGCCCATTGGTCTTTATATGGAGGCAACTGTGCTACCTGGTGGACGATAAATGCGGAAACGGCGACTCATTTAGCGGACAGGATCCTCAATGACCGCGTATTACAGCAGTTTACAAAATTTACCTGGGGCATTGATGAGATCGTTTTCCCCACGATTATCATGAACGCACCGGTTACAACAACTGCCATTAATAACAACCTGCGCTATATCGATTGGTCGGAAGGGAACGCGCATCCTAAAACATTAACAAAAAATGACTTTGCTGCCCTGGAGCAATCCGAACATTTTTTTGCACGAAAATTGGATATGGAAACTGACAGGGAGCTTTTTGACCTTATTGATAAAAGACTACTTCTCCGCGACAACCAATAG
- a CDS encoding ATP-grasp domain-containing protein, translating to MPLTKPEHRWVLSSKIGLSRFCKKNNIPCPGYQVYGKESDCEKIKNDLRFPVVIKADFGWGGDGMFISETYDTFVRAIHKLPVHKHVLVQEYIEGTEFPVEALFSNGKLLMYQTSSIRKFSGHRFSFTTQRDYFPCPDLKDYLEDLGEKLGLNGFTSIGYMFDPRDGTYNLIEVDMRPNSWTAMGRFLSPDLLDAIRYLSEKNPAVPFQQKGMKNKTKHLALFYKDFRRAYWEKDWKTVVWWIFDVKGFWRYIPFYDSKLLRKVTFSIFNEIFLAYKAKYFPRKTKP from the coding sequence ATGCCGCTTACAAAGCCGGAACACCGGTGGGTATTGTCTTCGAAGATCGGATTATCCAGGTTTTGTAAAAAAAATAACATTCCTTGTCCTGGATACCAGGTATATGGTAAGGAAAGTGATTGTGAGAAAATAAAAAATGATCTTCGTTTTCCGGTTGTTATTAAGGCTGATTTTGGATGGGGTGGGGACGGCATGTTCATTTCCGAAACATATGACACTTTTGTTAGGGCGATTCATAAACTTCCAGTACATAAGCATGTCCTGGTGCAGGAATATATTGAGGGCACCGAATTTCCTGTAGAAGCCCTGTTTTCCAATGGGAAGCTGCTAATGTACCAAACTTCATCAATCAGAAAGTTCAGCGGCCACCGGTTTTCGTTCACTACCCAGCGGGATTATTTTCCCTGCCCTGACCTTAAGGATTATTTGGAAGACCTGGGTGAAAAACTTGGCCTGAACGGGTTTACTAGCATCGGTTATATGTTTGATCCCCGGGACGGGACCTATAATTTAATTGAAGTAGATATGCGCCCTAATTCCTGGACGGCGATGGGCCGCTTTTTATCTCCGGACCTGCTGGACGCCATTCGTTATTTATCGGAGAAAAACCCTGCAGTGCCCTTTCAGCAAAAGGGGATGAAAAACAAAACAAAACACCTGGCTTTGTTTTATAAAGATTTCCGGAGAGCTTACTGGGAAAAAGATTGGAAAACTGTTGTCTGGTGGATCTTTGATGTTAAGGGTTTCTGGCGGTACATACCCTTCTATGATTCTAAATTATTGAGAAAAGTGACTTTCAGTATTTTTAATGAAATTTTTCTCGCCTACAAGGCTAAATATTTCCCCAGAAAAACCAAACCCTAG
- a CDS encoding acyltransferase, giving the protein MYRLMMPKNDYRPRLWFRIFVIPFICKKGRGALIRKSVRLDLLPNNSCSIGDRTIIEDFSIINNTVGAVRIGSNSIIGLSNVVIGPVTVGNNVLFAQHVVLSGLNHNFQDVTIAPVQQGITTGEIIVEDDVWIGANATITAGIRIGRHAVIGAGSVVTKDVPPYSVVVGNPGKIIKQYNREENTWKKYAENSRQITNR; this is encoded by the coding sequence GTGTATCGTTTAATGATGCCCAAAAATGATTACCGGCCGCGCCTTTGGTTCAGGATATTTGTTATCCCTTTTATCTGCAAAAAAGGCCGGGGAGCGCTGATCAGAAAATCCGTGCGCCTGGATCTCCTTCCGAATAACTCCTGCAGCATTGGCGATAGAACCATTATTGAAGATTTTTCCATCATCAACAATACGGTTGGAGCGGTACGGATCGGCAGCAATTCGATCATAGGCCTGAGCAATGTCGTTATTGGTCCTGTAACGGTGGGCAACAATGTGCTTTTTGCCCAGCATGTTGTCCTTTCCGGCCTTAATCATAATTTCCAGGATGTCACCATCGCTCCCGTACAGCAGGGCATTACCACCGGGGAAATAATTGTTGAAGATGATGTATGGATCGGCGCAAATGCCACCATAACCGCCGGAATACGGATCGGGCGACATGCCGTAATTGGCGCCGGCAGTGTGGTTACCAAGGATGTTCCACCCTATTCTGTGGTAGTGGGCAATCCCGGAAAAATCATTAAGCAATACAACAGAGAAGAAAATACCTGGAAGAAATACGCAGAAAATTCCCGGCAAATAACGAACAGATGA
- a CDS encoding oligosaccharide flippase family protein — protein MTDKNYWLKNGVLNILPSITGIMFSLLTFYMLTRMLNKEEYGVWIIFNSIITLVELAKNGLTQEATIKYLSAADENTKSVISFNAMLINLCTAITVSVFCLIFSSYAGDIWHSPELPLMINLYIIVFFISGFTSQVNCIEQSHFQFKGVSSATLFRQLIPFFYIGFCFIRKITITPVHLAVMNIVSITGAAIISYAFTAKYIRIKKRVDKSWIKKILNFGKYSFGISLSSSLSGSVDQMMLGSMLSKSASSSYNVAVRITSITDIPVNSMATIVFPKSSKRFEEEGSEAIKYLYEKSVGVVLALLVPAILFMYFFSRYILIIIASGKYESAVSLLHVTLLGCVFSPYGRQSGIILAATGRAKINFYTMLLSTFLVILFNLFFIRIWGVMGAAYATLAAGVISFTVSQILLKRLFSINFFNPWIYAVKFYPEFIRSYIFKKRAA, from the coding sequence ATGACAGATAAAAATTACTGGTTGAAAAACGGCGTCCTTAACATTTTACCAAGTATTACCGGTATTATGTTCAGCCTCCTTACCTTTTACATGCTAACCAGAATGCTGAATAAAGAGGAATATGGAGTCTGGATCATTTTTAACAGCATCATTACACTTGTGGAACTGGCAAAAAACGGCCTTACCCAGGAAGCTACCATAAAATATTTATCCGCGGCCGATGAAAACACCAAAAGTGTGATCAGTTTTAATGCAATGCTAATTAATTTATGCACGGCTATTACTGTATCTGTTTTTTGTCTTATTTTTTCTTCTTATGCCGGCGATATTTGGCATTCGCCCGAGCTGCCGCTGATGATTAATCTTTACATCATTGTTTTTTTTATTTCGGGTTTTACATCACAGGTGAATTGCATTGAGCAGTCGCACTTCCAGTTCAAAGGGGTTTCCAGCGCTACGCTGTTCAGACAGCTTATTCCCTTTTTCTATATAGGGTTTTGTTTTATCAGGAAAATAACCATTACGCCGGTTCACCTGGCGGTGATGAATATTGTTTCCATTACCGGGGCGGCAATTATTTCCTACGCATTTACGGCAAAATATATCCGTATTAAAAAACGGGTGGATAAAAGCTGGATAAAGAAGATCTTAAATTTCGGCAAATATTCATTTGGCATTTCACTGAGCTCTTCGTTATCCGGATCTGTGGACCAGATGATGCTGGGATCCATGCTTTCCAAATCGGCCAGCAGCTCCTACAATGTTGCGGTGCGTATAACCAGTATTACAGATATACCCGTTAACAGCATGGCCACTATTGTTTTTCCTAAAAGTTCAAAACGGTTTGAAGAAGAAGGCAGTGAGGCGATCAAATATTTGTATGAAAAATCAGTAGGTGTGGTGCTCGCATTATTAGTTCCAGCCATACTGTTCATGTATTTTTTTTCTAGATACATTTTGATCATCATCGCCAGTGGGAAATATGAAAGCGCCGTTTCGCTTTTGCATGTAACCCTGTTAGGATGTGTGTTTTCTCCGTACGGGCGGCAAAGCGGCATTATACTGGCCGCTACCGGCAGGGCCAAGATCAATTTTTATACCATGCTGCTGTCCACCTTCCTGGTAATATTATTTAACTTATTTTTTATAAGAATATGGGGCGTTATGGGAGCGGCCTACGCCACATTAGCGGCAGGCGTTATTTCCTTCACTGTATCGCAGATCCTTTTAAAAAGGCTTTTTAGCATCAATTTTTTTAATCCCTGGATCTATGCGGTGAAGTTTTATCCTGAATTTATCCGCAGCTATATTTTTAAAAAACGAGCTGCATAA
- a CDS encoding FAD-dependent oxidoreductase, which yields MYYDAIVIGSGISGGWAAKELCEKGLKTLLLERGRDVKHVTDYTTAMLNPWDFPNRLQQTQRDREENPVQCNFYNEGSKAFFVKDREHPYIQEKPFLWAQGNQVGGRSLVWGRQCYRWSDLDFEANTREGIGVDWPIRYQDIASWYDYVERFIGVSGSKENLPQLPDGVFQDPMQLNCIEEHLKASIKKNYEQRLLTIARVANLTSPLGSRYACQNRDLCNRGCPFGAYFSSNSSTIPAALNTGNLTLRPFSTVTEIIFDDVTQKAKGVRVIDTISLQTVEFFAKIIFLNASTIASTALLLNSTSKRFPHGMGNDSGELGHNLMDHHSSAGAAGAHDGFQGSYYKGRRPCGFLIPRFRNIDSNKTADFKRGYNIQGDGERREWFDTAGDTADDFGASFKDALTKPGPWSIWMAGWGECLPYHENKISLSKEKNKWGIPIVKIDFEFKDNENKMMKDIQQSCAEMLEKAGFKDVNSFNYHRPGGGTVHEMGTARMGNDPRTSVLNKFNQVHAVKNLFVTDGSCMTSSACQNPSLTYMALTARACQYAFDQLKKGEL from the coding sequence ATGTATTATGATGCAATTGTGATCGGTTCGGGTATTAGCGGAGGCTGGGCGGCCAAAGAACTGTGCGAGAAAGGACTGAAGACCTTGCTGCTGGAGCGTGGGCGGGATGTAAAGCATGTTACCGATTACACTACGGCCATGTTAAACCCATGGGATTTCCCCAACCGGTTGCAGCAGACCCAACGCGACAGGGAGGAGAACCCGGTGCAATGTAATTTTTATAATGAAGGTTCCAAAGCTTTTTTTGTTAAGGACCGGGAGCACCCGTATATACAGGAAAAACCGTTTTTATGGGCGCAGGGAAACCAGGTGGGAGGCCGGTCGTTGGTATGGGGGAGGCAATGCTATCGCTGGAGTGATCTTGATTTTGAAGCCAATACCAGGGAAGGCATCGGGGTAGACTGGCCGATACGATACCAGGATATCGCTTCCTGGTATGATTATGTGGAGCGTTTTATAGGGGTGAGCGGGAGCAAAGAAAATTTGCCCCAACTGCCGGATGGCGTATTTCAGGATCCGATGCAATTGAATTGCATTGAAGAGCATCTGAAGGCATCGATAAAAAAAAATTATGAACAGCGCCTCCTGACGATTGCGCGCGTGGCCAATCTAACCAGCCCCCTTGGCAGCCGGTATGCCTGTCAGAACCGGGATTTATGTAACCGGGGCTGTCCTTTCGGAGCCTATTTTAGCAGTAATAGTTCTACGATTCCAGCGGCATTAAATACGGGAAATCTTACGTTGCGACCTTTTTCGACCGTTACTGAAATTATTTTTGATGACGTCACACAAAAAGCCAAAGGCGTTCGGGTAATTGATACCATTAGCCTGCAGACGGTAGAGTTTTTTGCAAAAATTATTTTTTTAAATGCTTCTACCATCGCGTCCACAGCGCTTTTATTGAACTCTACTTCGAAAAGATTTCCGCACGGTATGGGAAATGATAGCGGGGAACTGGGGCACAATTTAATGGATCATCATTCCTCAGCAGGCGCAGCCGGAGCGCACGACGGATTCCAGGGTTCGTATTATAAAGGGCGAAGACCTTGCGGATTCCTTATTCCACGTTTCAGGAATATTGATAGCAATAAAACCGCTGATTTTAAAAGAGGCTATAATATTCAGGGAGACGGGGAGCGCAGGGAATGGTTCGATACGGCTGGCGATACAGCCGACGATTTTGGCGCTTCTTTCAAAGACGCGCTTACAAAGCCCGGCCCCTGGTCTATATGGATGGCGGGCTGGGGCGAATGCCTGCCTTATCATGAAAATAAGATCAGCCTGAGTAAGGAGAAAAATAAATGGGGGATCCCAATTGTGAAAATTGATTTTGAATTTAAGGATAATGAGAACAAGATGATGAAGGATATTCAGCAGTCCTGTGCCGAAATGCTTGAAAAAGCAGGATTCAAAGATGTAAACTCCTTTAACTATCACCGGCCAGGCGGAGGCACCGTGCATGAAATGGGCACCGCCCGCATGGGAAATGATCCCAGAACTTCTGTACTAAATAAATTTAACCAGGTGCATGCGGTCAAAAACCTGTTCGTGACCGATGGAAGTTGTATGACCTCCTCTGCCTGCCAGAACCCTTCCCTTACTTATATGGCGCTAACGGCCAGGGCCTGCCAGTATGCATTTGACCAGCTTAAAAAAGGTGAACTTTAG
- a CDS encoding glycosyltransferase family 2 protein translates to MKWYSKYLSVYEKPFEAAPAATIATIKENLQQLQNDQPLVSVVVIAYNEGKRLLGCLWSLSESQCKYPVEIIGVNNNSKDNTEDVYKAVGLPYYNELKQSPGYARLCGLNHARGKYYICIDADTLYPPGYIELMVSHLEQPGVAGVYSLWSYMPDEKHSWLGVKLYELLRDIHLRIQSARRPELSVRGMVFGYHTEWGRQVGFPVHIKRGEDGMMALGLKKYGRLFFLRNRAARVITGYGTVGKDGSFFNSFIKRAFANLKGLKYYFTKENHYKDRKENIIE, encoded by the coding sequence ATGAAATGGTATTCAAAATATTTATCCGTTTACGAAAAGCCGTTTGAAGCCGCACCTGCCGCAACAATAGCTACCATAAAAGAGAACCTGCAACAACTGCAAAACGACCAGCCACTGGTATCCGTGGTGGTCATCGCCTACAATGAAGGAAAAAGATTACTGGGCTGCCTGTGGTCGCTAAGCGAGTCGCAATGCAAATATCCTGTTGAAATCATAGGCGTCAATAACAATTCAAAAGACAATACTGAAGACGTTTATAAAGCTGTTGGTCTTCCTTATTATAATGAGTTGAAGCAAAGCCCGGGCTATGCCCGCCTATGCGGTTTAAATCATGCCCGCGGAAAATACTACATCTGCATAGATGCCGATACCCTGTACCCCCCCGGGTATATTGAACTGATGGTCAGCCACCTTGAGCAACCGGGCGTAGCCGGCGTTTATTCATTATGGAGTTACATGCCAGATGAAAAGCACTCCTGGCTGGGAGTAAAACTTTATGAACTGCTGAGAGACATTCATTTGCGGATACAATCCGCCCGCCGGCCGGAACTTAGCGTAAGAGGCATGGTATTCGGCTACCACACGGAATGGGGCAGACAGGTAGGCTTCCCCGTTCACATTAAACGCGGCGAGGACGGGATGATGGCGCTCGGTCTGAAAAAATACGGACGGCTTTTCTTCCTGCGAAACCGGGCCGCAAGGGTGATCACAGGATACGGAACGGTGGGCAAGGATGGCTCCTTTTTTAACAGTTTTATAAAAAGAGCCTTCGCAAACCTCAAAGGATTGAAATACTATTTTACAAAGGAAAACCATTACAAAGACCGGAAGGAAAACATCATCGAGTGA